From a single Gemmatimonadales bacterium genomic region:
- the priA gene encoding primosomal protein N' — protein MAVVSPLVQVALPLPVATPYTYAVPTPLADRVVPGARVVVPVRRREMVGVVVGTDEAPPAVQPREILAAPDDEPSLPPSLLRTAEWMAGYYGTPLGLTLKAMLPGPLWGESELHLIRLSDAGVGGGTAGDLIRWLDRKGGRASMSSAARALQKPLWSVADRLVRIGAIRLDTESPPADISRATVRALELAEPRLGLLERDLHFARRPRRREVYELVEQAGAPLPVPDVKARLDVSAAVIDALIEDGLVRIVELEQYRDPFAAMSVTAPPLPSEPQRLAVERIAALEPGQDALLFGVTGSGKTLVYLEAISQAVAAGRGAIVLVPEIGLTPQTVSRVRGVFGDRVAVLHSALSEGERTDAWRALRRGERMVAVGPRSAVFAPIPSLGYIVIDEEHEATYKNGEAPRYHARDVARVRCRLDGARLVLGSATPSLETAAALARTDRLIRLPDRVGSRPLPPVELVDLKTAPQVQGVGGLPWSVALDDALRRTVARGEQALLLLNRRGFASFLQCPSCGDVVTCPHCSISLTIHRHPARLRCHYCGHHAPLEEACKACGHPTVRSRGVGTQQVEQVVAERVPEARVARMDLDTTGSKWSHHRILERVEKGQVDILVGTQMVAKGIDFPNVTLVGVVDADVGLHLPDFRAAERTFQLITQVAGRAGRGPKGGRVLVQTRNPDHPALRLAAHHDTEAFWAMERAAREDPPYPPSLSLVNIVVSGTSEGLVSRTASRIADWVAALVDRHQLPVQVLGPAPCPVEKVKDRYRWHAVLKGPEGALGRIVRYAAPRLAGTARVRVTIDRDPVSML, from the coding sequence ATGGCCGTTGTTTCCCCCTTGGTGCAGGTCGCGCTACCGCTTCCCGTTGCCACGCCGTACACCTACGCCGTCCCGACACCGCTTGCCGATCGGGTCGTCCCGGGTGCCCGGGTGGTGGTGCCGGTTCGTCGACGCGAGATGGTGGGGGTCGTGGTGGGTACCGACGAGGCCCCGCCGGCCGTCCAGCCACGCGAGATTCTGGCGGCGCCGGATGATGAGCCGTCCCTGCCTCCGTCCTTGCTGCGCACGGCTGAGTGGATGGCCGGGTACTACGGGACGCCGTTAGGCCTCACTCTCAAGGCCATGCTGCCGGGTCCGCTCTGGGGCGAGTCGGAGCTGCACCTGATCCGGCTCTCGGATGCGGGTGTGGGTGGCGGCACGGCTGGCGACCTGATCCGCTGGCTCGACCGGAAGGGCGGGCGGGCCTCGATGAGCAGTGCCGCGCGGGCGCTCCAGAAGCCGCTCTGGTCGGTGGCCGATCGTCTGGTGCGCATCGGAGCCATCCGGCTCGATACCGAGAGCCCGCCCGCGGATATCAGCCGTGCCACGGTTCGTGCCTTGGAACTGGCCGAGCCCCGTCTTGGCCTGCTCGAGAGGGACCTCCACTTTGCGCGCCGACCGAGGCGACGCGAGGTCTACGAACTGGTCGAGCAGGCCGGCGCCCCGCTGCCGGTTCCTGACGTCAAAGCCCGACTGGACGTCAGTGCCGCCGTGATCGATGCATTGATCGAGGATGGCCTGGTTCGCATTGTCGAGCTGGAGCAGTATCGCGATCCCTTTGCGGCCATGAGTGTCACGGCGCCCCCGCTGCCCAGCGAGCCGCAGCGCCTGGCCGTCGAGCGGATTGCGGCGCTCGAGCCGGGACAGGATGCGCTGCTGTTTGGCGTGACCGGCAGCGGTAAGACGCTGGTGTATCTGGAGGCCATCAGTCAGGCGGTGGCCGCCGGTCGTGGGGCGATCGTGCTGGTTCCGGAGATCGGCCTGACGCCGCAGACGGTCAGTCGGGTCCGCGGCGTGTTTGGCGATCGCGTGGCGGTGCTGCACAGCGCGCTGTCCGAAGGGGAACGGACCGATGCCTGGCGCGCGCTCAGGCGGGGCGAACGCATGGTCGCGGTCGGGCCGAGGTCGGCGGTCTTCGCGCCGATTCCGTCGCTTGGGTACATCGTGATCGATGAGGAGCACGAGGCTACCTATAAGAACGGCGAGGCGCCCCGGTACCATGCGCGCGACGTGGCGCGGGTGCGTTGCAGGCTCGACGGGGCCCGGCTCGTGCTGGGCAGCGCGACACCAAGCCTCGAAACCGCAGCGGCGCTGGCGCGGACCGATCGGCTCATTCGGCTGCCGGACCGAGTCGGATCCCGCCCGCTCCCCCCCGTCGAGCTGGTCGACCTGAAGACCGCCCCGCAGGTTCAGGGCGTCGGTGGTTTGCCCTGGAGCGTCGCACTCGATGACGCGCTGCGACGAACGGTGGCGCGGGGCGAGCAAGCGCTCCTGCTGCTCAATCGCCGCGGCTTTGCCTCGTTCCTGCAATGCCCGTCGTGCGGTGACGTGGTCACCTGTCCCCACTGCAGTATCTCGCTCACGATACACCGTCACCCGGCCCGACTGCGCTGTCACTACTGCGGTCATCATGCGCCGCTCGAGGAGGCGTGCAAGGCGTGCGGACATCCGACGGTTCGCAGTCGCGGGGTCGGAACGCAGCAGGTCGAACAGGTCGTGGCCGAGCGGGTTCCCGAGGCCCGGGTGGCGCGAATGGATCTCGATACCACGGGGTCCAAGTGGTCGCACCACCGGATCCTCGAGCGGGTCGAAAAGGGGCAGGTCGACATCCTGGTTGGTACGCAGATGGTGGCCAAGGGCATCGACTTCCCCAATGTGACGCTGGTGGGTGTGGTCGACGCGGATGTCGGCTTGCATCTGCCCGATTTCCGCGCCGCCGAGCGAACCTTTCAGCTGATTACGCAGGTGGCCGGGCGGGCAGGGCGGGGACCCAAGGGCGGGCGCGTGCTGGTGCAGACGCGGAACCCGGATCATCCCGCGCTGCGACTGGCGGCGCATCACGATACCGAGGCGTTCTGGGCCATGGAGCGGGCCGCGCGCGAGGATCCGCCCTACCCGCCGAGCCTCTCGCTGGTCAATATCGTGGTGTCGGGAACGTCGGAAGGGTTGGTGTCCCGGACCGCATCCCGCATTGCCGACTGGGTGGCAGCGTTGGTCGACCGCCATCAGTTGCCGGTCCAGGTGCTCGGCCCCGCGCCGTGCCCGGTCGAGAAGGTCAAGGATCGCTACCGGTGGCATGCTGTCCTCAAGGGGCCCGAAGGCGCGCTGGGACGAATCGTCAGGTACGCAGCACCGCGACTGGCCGGAACGGCACGGGTTCGGGTTACCATCGATCGCGATCCGGTCTCGATGCTCTGA
- a CDS encoding dipeptide epimerase, which yields MARLRIQTEILTLKTKYPFKIARSSRDTNRTILVKVIDSDGLEGWGEVTPVAFYGETVETALAAIDAYASVMPENAFHLEDAERTLEAFVTDNNSVRAAISTALHDLVGKRLGVPLYQLWGLDAAKAPKSTFTIGIDTAEMIKKKVREAEQYPILKIKLGLENDLEILQAIRDVTDRELRVDANCGWTRKQTIRMLPILEEYGVTVLEQPLVPNDIEGLGLIAKASRIPLIVDESCITSADIPRLVGMVDGINIKLAKTGSLREAIRMIAIARAHHMMVMVGCMLESSIAITAAAHFTPLVDIADLDGAALLSNDPYTGATIDNGQIVLPTGPGLGVGVRG from the coding sequence GTGGCCCGCCTGCGCATTCAGACCGAAATCCTGACCCTCAAGACCAAGTACCCCTTCAAGATTGCCCGGAGCAGCCGGGACACCAATCGGACCATTCTCGTCAAAGTCATCGACAGCGACGGGCTCGAGGGATGGGGTGAAGTGACGCCGGTGGCCTTCTACGGCGAGACGGTCGAGACGGCGCTGGCGGCCATCGACGCCTACGCGAGCGTGATGCCCGAAAACGCCTTCCACCTGGAAGACGCCGAGCGCACGCTCGAGGCGTTCGTCACCGACAACAACTCGGTCCGCGCGGCAATCTCCACCGCGCTGCACGACCTGGTCGGCAAGCGGCTCGGCGTGCCGCTCTATCAGCTCTGGGGGCTCGATGCGGCCAAGGCGCCGAAGTCGACCTTCACGATCGGCATCGACACGGCCGAGATGATCAAGAAGAAGGTCCGGGAGGCCGAGCAGTATCCGATTCTCAAGATCAAGCTGGGGCTCGAAAACGACCTCGAGATCCTTCAGGCCATTCGGGATGTCACCGATCGCGAGTTGCGGGTCGACGCCAACTGCGGCTGGACCCGCAAGCAGACGATCCGGATGCTGCCGATCCTCGAGGAGTACGGCGTGACGGTCCTGGAGCAGCCGCTGGTCCCCAACGACATCGAGGGGCTGGGCCTGATCGCGAAAGCATCCCGGATTCCCCTCATCGTCGACGAGAGCTGCATCACCTCGGCCGATATTCCGCGGCTGGTGGGCATGGTCGACGGCATCAACATCAAGCTGGCCAAGACGGGCAGCCTCCGCGAGGCGATCCGAATGATCGCGATTGCGCGGGCGCATCACATGATGGTGATGGTGGGCTGCATGCTGGAGTCCTCGATTGCGATCACGGCTGCTGCGCACTTCACGCCCCTGGTCGACATCGCCGATCTGGACGGCGCCGCGCTCCTGTCCAATGACCCGTACACCGGTGCCACGATCGACAACGGTCAGATCGTGCTGCCGACCGGCCCGGGGCTCGGGGTCGGCGTTCGCGGCTAG
- a CDS encoding histone deacetylase: MIAPVFTHSRCPDHVVRIGHPESPRRIEVLLDRLRGIDAAAVREAEPAARSVVERVHPAAYLDRLEAMARAGGGTLDADTAMNEASFEAAMGGAGATLAALESALGGQPAFAAVRPPGHHALADTAMGFCLLGNVVIAAREAQTYGIERVLIVDWDVHHGNGTQALVEQDPAIRFISMHQWPHWPFSGSRDERGVGNVTNLPMRAGLPAEAYLETLWSAIQQATDGWTPGAILLSAGFDSMRGDLLGGFTLEPEHYATWVGRIRTAFPEVPLMAVLEGGYVPHRLADGAEAVVRAMA; the protein is encoded by the coding sequence ATGATCGCACCGGTCTTTACCCACTCGCGCTGCCCGGATCACGTCGTTCGCATCGGGCATCCCGAGTCTCCCCGTCGCATCGAAGTCCTGCTCGATCGACTCCGCGGCATCGATGCTGCCGCGGTTCGCGAGGCGGAGCCGGCGGCCCGATCAGTCGTCGAACGGGTGCATCCGGCGGCATATCTCGACCGTCTCGAGGCCATGGCCAGGGCCGGCGGCGGAACGCTCGACGCCGATACCGCGATGAACGAAGCCAGCTTCGAAGCCGCCATGGGGGGCGCCGGAGCAACGCTTGCTGCGCTCGAGTCGGCCCTGGGGGGGCAACCCGCCTTTGCCGCGGTACGCCCCCCGGGGCACCACGCGCTCGCCGATACCGCCATGGGATTCTGCCTGCTCGGCAACGTCGTGATTGCGGCCCGCGAAGCGCAGACCTACGGAATCGAACGCGTGCTGATCGTCGATTGGGACGTACACCACGGCAACGGTACCCAGGCGCTCGTCGAGCAGGATCCTGCCATCCGCTTCATCTCGATGCATCAGTGGCCGCATTGGCCCTTCAGCGGGTCGCGCGACGAGCGGGGCGTCGGCAACGTCACCAACCTGCCGATGCGGGCCGGCCTCCCGGCCGAGGCGTATCTCGAAACGCTCTGGAGCGCGATTCAGCAGGCAACCGACGGCTGGACCCCGGGCGCCATCCTGCTTTCGGCCGGCTTCGACTCGATGCGGGGTGACCTGCTCGGCGGGTTTACCCTGGAGCCCGAGCACTACGCTACCTGGGTCGGCCGGATTCGTACCGCCTTTCCCGAGGTGCCCCTGATGGCCGTGCTCGAAGGCGGCTACGTGCCGCACCGTCTCGCGGACGGCGCTGAAGCCGTCGTCCGCGCCATGGCCTGA